From Daucus carota subsp. sativus chromosome 6, DH1 v3.0, whole genome shotgun sequence:
ATCATTCGGCactaaaattttagaattttattttgttgagcaatttatactaattttttttattaataactttctaaaaatagttttaatatatagacTATATAAGCAAAACTAGTGGGCACATAATGCATTTAGCTGAAACCTAAGTTATGCAAAATGTAAATAAATCTTTTTTCAATATGAAATATCTAAAATATCCTCGATTGACTAACGTAACGGTCAAAACATGAATGAAAGTGTCTGAAGGGTCCAAAGTGTGATGGCTTTTGAAGTTAAGGGATGCAAAATGTTTATCATAAAACTATTGGTTGCAAAGTGCATCTAGCTAAAATCAAAGAGGTGCAATGCATTTAActctaaattatattaaaaattatccaaaacattataataaataacatgCATACAAATTATAATGTGATCATGAATTAAAAAGAATAGCTACTTTATTTTGATGtttgattttctttcttttcttctcacttttcttcttcttccttttttgttttcattttgttCAAGTTTGCAACAAAATTAAACTGGAAGATGGTGTAATATTTTTAGCCGGGACAAAATCAACCGGCCGTCTAAATAAGACAGTCGATTATGTCATTCTTCATAATACGACATCACGTCTCCGCTTCAACGCACACATCTGCCGtttttaaagaaataaaaaaaatccaaaattgaaaaataaagagTCAAAACCGACGACACGGCTggtttgttttatatatatcttaccaAATACATCATTATTTTTGGACTCATATTAAACCGACCACGAACGCGGTCGATTATAACCATCTGTTGGGTTTATGCAAGAGACAGCTTTAGGCTGTTAAAACTGACTAGTTATAACCGACTGACGATGCAATGTATCGGTCGATTATGTTCCTCTGTTTAAAAACGGCATCGTTGCCCCTGTTTAACATATACATTTgccattttttgaaaaataaaaatattcaaataaaagttaaatAGTTAAAACAGACCGGGGACGGTCAGTTAAACATACCTGGTCGGATTTGTGCATGATGGgccttttaattattataacagACCGCTCTTAACTGACCGATAAATTAGGGGCACGATCGATTTTCTATGTTGTGGAATGGTAAACTCTGTCGATTATGTTatagtcggtcggttttctggataGTCTAACGGTACACTCGGTCAGTTATGCTATATGTTGGTTGGTTTTATGGtttacattttcaaaaaaaaaaagttgttgcgCGCTATTTCATTTCGTTATAGTTATCTACGACCAACAACCATTTAATCATGTTTTTATTTCATCTTCTAAAATGCACTTGGCTTTCTATTTGCAATGACAGAACAAGTTTTATATACagaaaaattgaaacaaataGAACCATTTATTCGCAATTCGTCTGATAAAAACTAACCTCGTCAATGGCACCTTCAAAACATCAGAATATTCGTCTTTGCATCAGCTCCACAACACACAATGCTATCATTCTAATTAGTCGCCAGttacaaaagaaattataattagTGATCgtattaaataaattagttaaagTAGTGATATTCACAAATAAATTAGTTAAAGTAGTGATattcaaaaatcaatcaaagTAGTTAGCTGATATcaatattcaaataaatttaatcttaataatatttcaaagttaATTTAATTAACTAAGCAGTCAAGGTTATGACTAACGGGAATACACTCTTAGAAATAAATGGAAGGATGACTCTTGGGATTGGATGATGTAATCAATATTTGACTTTTCACTTGCTTAACTCCTGTGCTATAAAAAGACACTAAGTTAATCCAAATTAACATCAAAACTTTAATCTAAAAACCAACACCCAATGAAAATCATATGCCaccactacaacaaaacagtCACCATTGACAACAATATCTATGGGATTTTTGAATTCCTAGAGGAAATTTGGGATGAAATGCCTTATGAAGAAAGAGCCATATCCTATTCATGCAACTTGATCACTGTCTTGAAGAGCAAAGGCTCGAGGCATAAAGAGTGGCCGAGATACGCAAGCAAGAGGGGTTAATCAAGTTCGCGAGGATGATGGCTCAGAAGTTGAAGAAGCAAAAGGAGGAGGAAGACAAGGCTGGCCCTTCTGGGCTTTGAAGttgtttttataaatgttttttaatgaattttatttgaatgtttaatgaaatggTTATGTATCATGCTTGAAAATTCAACTCATGCTCGTTATCATGCTTACAAAATCAACTGAAAATCGAACTCAAAAAactaaatcaaaatcaaactcaaaatcgACTAAGCTtacaaacatatacatacactaaCATATAAAGAGAAACTGAGGGAAAGATCGAAATACCTATAAATTTGAAGCTTATACATAGAACCATAATTGAGATTGAAGCCTATCTGAAACCGAATAGAGACCTAACTGAAGGTTAAGAACCCTCATTTTGATGGGTTTCgaaagagagagatagagagggaGAGGTTTTAGGTAGAGAagggtagagagagagagagagatattttgggaaaaagagagaaagaaaatgaaatggGAAAAAAAAGAGGGAGACTGGTGAGGGAGAAAGAGATTTATGTCAGTTATGTCTTTTAATGTAAAACGGCGTTGTGCCCCATCTGTAATGCGTATATATTACccatttttcaaataaataaatatatttaacaaaataaaaatataattaaaaccgaccgaccctgcggtcggttttgactttagACCCAAAATGACATCATTTTGTCTGatagattattaaaaaatttattgaagaTATCCTGACACTTAACCGACCGAGTTGTTGGCCGGTTATGCGCTAGACACGTCAGCACTAAAACTGATCAACTCCAACTAGTTGGTTTAAGTCGGTCGAAATTTTTTTACGATTGATTTTAACCCGTCGATTTATCACGACAATTTTTTcctgtcggtcggttttatgtgATCGATTTTGTCTTGTTTTTTTTAGTGATCGCTCTCACATATCATGTCAATTCTGATTTGAACAACAGAATCACAATAGATTTCACTTAATGGATCCGCATATCTTTACCTTTCTTATCAATTGTTTTCGGTATATGTCTGAGAAATCTAACAACTTCTGTCAGCTATATGAATATGGTTATGCAGGACTCGTTATTTTACGAATTGGTCTTTCTGTGCTTACTTGCAGGGGTTCAACTTAGCCTATGCTTCCTTCCAAGCTTCTCTATCCTTACAAACGGCTATAAGGTTTTAATACACAGTGTCGTATCTCCTTTTCAATGCTCCGTGACCATATATAGTCTCATTTCATAAAGCTATCATCTCAATTGCCGAAACAACTTGCAACTGATAATCAGCACTAATTAGGGGACACAGATTTAAACCCGTCGATGCAGtggttaattaaaaattaactgTAATTATATCCAAGGTCATGATCAGTTCAGCAATTTACATAAAAATGAAGTATAATGTTTAGGCAAACTTTTGGTTCTTGCAAATAATCAATTGGTCTTCTTCCCATTAATTGGTCCTCGCGGTATCTTGTCAAGAACAGTCGAGTCGAACTTCTTGTAGATCTTCCTCATCTTTCTGTATACTTTCCCGCCAAAATAATCCACTTCTTTTTGGTAGCGCTCGTACAAAAATGGCAGTGTTTCAAGAGAAAGAATGCCTACAAAATGATTAATTAACTTTGCATTAGTACATTACTTGTGTTATGAACTTAGTAGGAAGCATGGATTGAGTTTCTTACCCAAAAAGAGAAGATTCAAGGAGCTTATATAGTTTCCGATCAATGAGACTAGCCAGAGAAGAAGAACAGCCTGAAACGTATTCATGCATTCTTATCGATTATGTAACGAAGTGTGCATAGACAGATATATAAAGATTATAAGATGATTAGTTACACTTGTACCATAGCAAAGAGTTTCAGATTATTCCCACAAGCGATGTAGATGAATGTTGACAACAACTGGTTGAATTTGATATGAAATGTTAAAGCAACGTCTCTAAAACTCGAATCTTGCAAGACGATTTTCGGTATCTGAGGGGGTGCCCTGTaaataatataatgatttagatcaaaaatattgaaaaataattagtGAAAGCATTCGGATgagctctatatatatatagtatcgcCCTACCTCCACTTACTAGAGGTCGAGAGTTCGAATTTGGTTGAGGACAATATGTGACCAGGAGTGTGTTCAAATTGTTAAAAAGCATTTTACTGTGTTTgtgtatatactccctctgtcccaccgTTCTTTACGCTGGGGACGGGGACGgaactcgacacgcattttaaggcttccGTTAAgtatagttgtataatttatttttaatttttttttttcagaataaaacttgaatgtttaaattttgatttagaaaaaaaatactttaaaaataaattatgtaaatataCTTAATGAGAGCCTTAAAATGCTGGCGAGATTATATTTACGatataaagaatctggtgggacggagggagtaccaattAAAAAGATCTGCGGCAGTGGACCAAATGAAGATGACGAGCATGGAAGTGATGAAGATGTGACAAAGGAGAGTGATGAAATTGTACTCCACAACCTCGAAAAGAAACCATGCTACTGTAACCGCAGCCATGATTGCAGATGATACCTTTCGGTCCCTCCACAGCAACACATCAgcaactgaaattcaaaaaccGTACAATCCATTACCTAATTTAGCATCCACAAATCGGTCTCATCAGAATAAAAATTCGTAACAGAAGTAGAAAAATGTCGAGTACCTTGTCCTCCACCGAGCAGAGCATGGACTGATCTTTCGCGGCTAAACAACTGTGAAGATTGAGctacttcatcctcagaatcagaCGAAAAGATTGGCATGGTTCTGAAATATTCGCGATGATGTGATCGATAAATACCTATGATTTGATCTCGGACACcaggcctatatatatatagctttgTGCAACAATGTATGTGAAATTGCAGATGAAATGAAACAGAATAAATACTAGCCTTAGTGAGAAAGAAAGATAGAAAGGGAGAAGAAAAGAATGTCTTTGCAGTACTTTCTTTAACGTTTGCTTTATATGCCCGCCACtctgaatattttatttaacttgTATAAAATGTTTAATAGTGTCACGCTCGAGAGagaaacaatattttaaaatttctgctgcagaactctaaattttaaatagatttttatgaTATGAATCTCTATACATGCATATTTTTTCACCGTTGTTTGTGTTCATGAATAATTTTACATGATTTTTACATCGTTGTATgcgttcaaaaataattttaaaacataatatataaacacgacatattttatatatacaattctACCGGAGAAtcctaattaatattaaaaataaaatgaataattctaaaaattctTAGGCTAACCCTTCAAAGAGGATCATGATCCTATTTTAATATTCATCAGTATTTGCAGGAAATATGAATCATTTAAGGTAAGAGTGTCTGTTAACATGCAAGAAACGGGCAACACATTTTTTATTGCAGACATGCagaatcttcttttttttctttctatgaCTTAATAAAGATTCCCATATCTGTGACTATGTATATGCTAgaggtgtgcattcggttaaccgaaaccgaaatttttttcggttaaccgaaaccgaaattcaacaaaaacctctaccgaaaaccgaaccgaattaatttcggttttataaccgaaccgaaatttaaatttcggttaataccgaaaaccgaaattattaaccgaaatttttaaaaaaatcaagaagaaCCCACTCTGTCTTTCAGATTTTGCATCCTGGTATAATAGAGTAGCATTTAATTCTGGTATTAACGACATGCATTTATATAAAGGACAGGATCTTGAATTAGTTTCAGTTTGCTAATATGTGCACTTGCTTCGCATCATCCGCACTCAGCTTGTTTGACATAAACAGAAACAACAAATGCAGAGCCTATAATTTGCATAAGGATGTAGTTGGACAGCAGACACTGAAATAACATGCAGTAGATTTACAGCTGATATGTTTATTCTGTGACAGAAAACAGAACTGATACATAACTCGTTTATAAAgttagaatatttatattattagttaaaataCTTATTTTTCTATAAAGTGTATAAAAATTCGGTTAACCATTCGGTGTGCATTTTAGTGCGACTACTCGTAATGTATGAAATTCGGATCTCTAATTAATTAGTAAAATTtagaatatcaaatattttttatggagTTCTAACTTCATATATAGGCCATAGCTTACACAACATGCACAATACAGTAGCTACTTTGTAGACAAGCACATACAATACCAGAAGAAACCATGACTATGTGGTTAACACCATTTTTGGACATAACCGATCATTTTTACCAgtcggttttgtcctgtttttttAGTGGTTGCTGGTCATTTCTAGTAGTTGGAATAAGAAGCAGCGGGGTAGCCTTTTGCGAGGTAACTCCAAAAGTATCATCCATGTCCAAATCCTTCAGGGACATGTTATTTGGAAGATTCCAATCAAATTGTGCAACCAGTGACAGCAACATCAGGCTCATTACCCTCTCAGCCAGGCGGATCCCGGGGCAGATTCTACGCCCCGAACCGAACGGCAAGAAACTGAAATATCGGCCTTTATAGTCGATTTCAGAGCTCAGGAACCTCTCCGGGGTGAAATCAGTCGGATTTTCCCAGGAATTGGAGTCTCGGGCAATGGCCCAGGCATTGATTATGATTGGAGTATTCTTCGGAATTGTGTAGCCCTTGAATTTTACGTTGGTCACGGTTTTGTGAGGCAGAAGAAACGGTGATACTAGGTGAAGCCTCATTGTTTCTTTCAGAACAGATTGGAGGTATGGTATTTCCAGGATTTCGGCTTCTTCCAGGCTTCCTTTTTCTGCAATTCTATGGGTCAGTTCTTCGCGGAGCTTTTGCATGATACTTGGATTCTGTATTAGCTCTGTCATCGCCCATTCGATTGTACTTGAGTTTGTATCAGTTCCAGCAATAAACAGATcctgaaataaaaatgaataatagGTGAATGATCTGTGCATAACAAATATAACTTATTGCATCAATACGAGACCAGTCTTATAAATTTAAGGAAGTCGACTGATCTTTTAATTTTACACTCCTAAAAAATTTCAAGTGGCTGATAAATTGATAGAGAAAGATGCTGGTCTATATATGCCATAAGGAGATAACAAAGAACATACCATTAAGAGGACCTTGATGTGTTTGAGATCGAAATACACCAGATTCTCTTGTcgaaaatcaagaaaagaatCCAAGAGATCCCCATGCGGTGAGAAGTTAGATTCTCTGTGTTTTAGCCGCTCAATAATGAACTTTTCACAGAGTTGATCAAGCCAGCTATACGCAGCCTTGGCATCTCGTCTTATGCCTTGCGGATCAAATATTTTTAGCCAAGGAAAATAGTCCGCGAAATTCATCTTCCCATCAACCTTCATGATAGTCTTAACTGCATTTTGAAACTCACTCCCATCTTCATCAGAGTTAAAATGAGCCACATCTGTTGAGAAACAAGTGTTCGACATCTGATTCAATGCGGTCGCAAAGGCTAATCTTCCAATATTCACAACTTGTCCACGTTCACTAATCTCCTTGACATGTTCCACCATTTGTTTCACAACTTTTAGCCTAAGCCCTTGCAACATGTCTAGTTTTTTAGGGTTTGTCAAGTAGACGCTCAACGCTCTTCGGATGGTTCTCCATTGATCTCCGATAGATATCCAAGGCAAGGCAAGATCATGGTTCTGAAGTCCTCCAGCTACAGCATCTGGAACGGCCCTTCCAGAGAATTCAGCATCATATTTTCGAAAAACCTCTTCAGCCATTTCAGCTGAAGACACCACAACATTTGTGACTCTACCTAGTCGAATCGCGAAGAGAGGGCCATACTGTTCAGCCAGCTTGGCTAATGATCTGTGTGGCTTTGGACCTATTTGCAAGAGATTACCCAGAAACGGAAGGCCGTTTGGTCCTGGTGGAAGTTCTGCTCTAGCAGACAGACCTAGAACATACTGCACAAATACTAGGAAAATTAGAGAGCAGGCAACCAATGCATTGTAATTTTCCATTTGAGTTTGATGATTCAAAAACACCGACTGATGTCCACTCTTATACTGCAGGTTAATGGCTAAGCAAGTGTATAACAAAACGCTGGAATGGATTTTTTTGTTGCGGTTTTTGGATAAAATCGCAACCTCATCGTCGGTTTCAGTTTCAAAACCTCGGATTCGGTTCCTATCGGTTCGGTTTCAGTTAAAAAACCGcattaaaaaaaagagaataattATACGTATAGTAATCATTTATCATCGAAATACTTGTCTAATTTTCTGCTCTTGTGCAAAATTctgatactaatttgtaagacaATATTTGTAGTCTCTATGGTTGCAAATATGTTTCTGGACATATTAGATTTACATCATTTTACATTAAATAACATTCACTACGGGAAAACAGGACATAACCGACCACCAGATTCGGTCGGTTATGACCTTTCAATTGCCTATAATATTTCTACATAATATCAACAAGTACAaggattaaaattgaataatcacACCAATTACCAACAAAATGTACCAAACCAATTAccaacaaaatcaaaaacatattatatataaaaaaaatgtacttACTAGAAACTCCTCAACCCTTAGACCGAGCCACTTTGGGTAAGCCGCGTCTATGTCACTAAACGTGTATTTACCCAAAGGCCATCTTGCCCGAATAATCGCAAGCAAAGTCTTTTTTGCCTCATTATCTTCAATACTATATAAgaacattataaatataaactcgtgaacaaattattaataactaacgcacactatatatatttaacactaaaaatcattacaaatcactacaaaacactacatataaaacaatatacttACTGTCCATCGGAGATATTGATCTGTCGAGGTCTTGTTGGTATCTTAGCTCCAAAAATGCCGCATGAATGTGACCGCGGCATCCTCACTACTCTTCTCACCGGTTCCTCTTCCGCCTCCGCCTCCCTTGGGTTTTGGTCCGATTCGGTATCCGAATCCATTGGCTCGTCACGCAACACCGTCTTTTCCTTCCCCTTGCCTTTTCCCTTCGCGCGCCTTTTGTTTGTACTACTACCGACACTCTTTCCCTTGCCTTTGTCGGTGTCCTTGTCCGTTGCTTTCCGTTTTCTTGCCATGATATATATCGTCATTGAAATCATGACGACTATCATCACCCAACCAAAGAGCCCCTacaatacaattcattaaaattaagttacaaactatacaaattatacaaagacaaattacacaaattatacaaacacacacattatacaaattatacaaacacacacattatacaaattacacaaactatacaagcacatacaaatacaaacacacattatacaaattggaggccaaaaattatacaaactatacaaattatacaaagacaaattacacaaattatacaaacacacacattatacaaattacacaaactatacaagcacatacaaatacaaacacacattatacaaattggaggccaaaaattatacaaactatacaaattatacaaaaacaaattacaaaaattatacaaacacacacattatacaaattacacaaactatacaaacacatacaaataCCCCTTTGGGTTCATCCGaagcaaaacttgaaaaattaagaaaaaattcaCCCCACATATAACCGACCAACAAATTGCACATAACCAACGAACAAATTGCATGCAAAATTTCCCATACACGTATATACTAATTAACACATACaaacatacacacatacacaaatACATACACATTTACAGAAATTAACACAAacttatacatatacacacatatatatacagattCACACATACAACTAACATATACAAacgaaaaattgaaaaattgaaaaagcgAAATAGAATCGAGCATACCCCTTTGGGTTCATCCGAAGCGAAACTGAAACGAGAAGGGGCTTTCTTCTTTCTAGCATAACGAGCCCTCCTTTGAGAACCGAGCACAAATGGGCAGCACAAATCGAGCACCAAAATCAGCAATTGAAGAAGAGCAGCAGCGGTTGAAGGAGAGAGAACCATTtgcagagagattgagagagattgaGATTGAGAGGGATGAGAGTTGAGAGAGAGGCAgttgagagcgagagagattgagagggaTGAGAGTTGAGAGAGAGGCAAttgagagcgagagagatgagagattaAAGGGAGTTGAGacaataagaaaagaaatggctgtttttttatttatacagggcataaaaccgaccgacagaGCGGTCGGTTATGACATTGAATCCTGTTAAACGACGTCGTTCAACAAAGGCGCGTCTTTTAACTTTTCGTGAAAAATTGGGCGCAAAAAATCAAGCGGCCGGTTTTATAAataatcggtcggttttaagaaACCCTCAATTTAGGGTTTTATTAAAccctaaatttagggttttatttaattaaataaaaatcatagcttttaatattttaatattaaaaatattaggataacattatatattaatagctagtat
This genomic window contains:
- the LOC108226609 gene encoding reticulon-like protein B9 gives rise to the protein MPIFSSDSEDEVAQSSQLFSRERSVHALLGGGQVADVLLWRDRKVSSAIMAAVTVAWFLFEVVEYNFITLLCHIFITSMLVIFIWSTAADLFNWAPPQIPKIVLQDSSFRDVALTFHIKFNQLLSTFIYIACGNNLKLFAMAVLLLWLVSLIGNYISSLNLLFLGILSLETLPFLYERYQKEVDYFGGKVYRKMRKIYKKFDSTVLDKIPRGPINGKKTN
- the LOC108224682 gene encoding cytochrome P450 76AD1 isoform X2 — protein: MWGEFFLNFSSFASDEPKGGLFGWVMIVVMISMTIYIMARKRKATDKDTDKGKGKSVGSSTNKRRAKGKGKGKEKTVLRDEPMDSDTESDQNPREAEAEEEPVRRVVRMPRSHSCGIFGAKIPTRPRQINISDGHIEDNEAKKTLLAIIRARWPLGKYTFSDIDAAYPKWLGLRVEEFLYVLGLSARAELPPGPNGLPFLGNLLQIGPKPHRSLAKLAEQYGPLFAIRLGRVTNVVVSSAEMAEEVFRKYDAEFSGRAVPDAVAGGLQNHDLALPWISIGDQWRTIRRALSVYLTNPKKLDMLQGLRLKVVKQMVEHVKEISERGQVVNIGRLAFATALNQMSNTCFSTDVAHFNSDEDGSEFQNAVKTIMKVDGKMNFADYFPWLKIFDPQGIRRDAKAAYSWLDQLCEKFIIERLKHRESNFSPHGDLLDSFLDFRQENLVYFDLKHIKVLLMDLFIAGTDTNSSTIEWAMTELIQNPSIMQKLREELTHRIAEKGSLEEAEILEIPYLQSVLKETMRLHLVSPFLLPHKTVTNVKFKGYTIPKNTPIIINAWAIARDSNSWENPTDFTPERFLSSEIDYKGRYFSFLPFGSGRRICPGIRLAERVMSLMLLSLVAQFDWNLPNNMSLKDLDMDDTFGVTSQKATPLLLIPTTRNDQQPLKKQDKTDW
- the LOC108224682 gene encoding cytochrome P450 76AD1 isoform X1, translated to MVLSPSTAAALLQLLILVLDLCCPFVLGSQRRARYARKKKAPSRFSFASDEPKGGLFGWVMIVVMISMTIYIMARKRKATDKDTDKGKGKSVGSSTNKRRAKGKGKGKEKTVLRDEPMDSDTESDQNPREAEAEEEPVRRVVRMPRSHSCGIFGAKIPTRPRQINISDGHIEDNEAKKTLLAIIRARWPLGKYTFSDIDAAYPKWLGLRVEEFLYVLGLSARAELPPGPNGLPFLGNLLQIGPKPHRSLAKLAEQYGPLFAIRLGRVTNVVVSSAEMAEEVFRKYDAEFSGRAVPDAVAGGLQNHDLALPWISIGDQWRTIRRALSVYLTNPKKLDMLQGLRLKVVKQMVEHVKEISERGQVVNIGRLAFATALNQMSNTCFSTDVAHFNSDEDGSEFQNAVKTIMKVDGKMNFADYFPWLKIFDPQGIRRDAKAAYSWLDQLCEKFIIERLKHRESNFSPHGDLLDSFLDFRQENLVYFDLKHIKVLLMDLFIAGTDTNSSTIEWAMTELIQNPSIMQKLREELTHRIAEKGSLEEAEILEIPYLQSVLKETMRLHLVSPFLLPHKTVTNVKFKGYTIPKNTPIIINAWAIARDSNSWENPTDFTPERFLSSEIDYKGRYFSFLPFGSGRRICPGIRLAERVMSLMLLSLVAQFDWNLPNNMSLKDLDMDDTFGVTSQKATPLLLIPTTRNDQQPLKKQDKTDW